CCGCAGGTGCGAGGTAAAATCCGGGGAATAAACGATCACATCGTCCAAATACACCAGTGTGGAATCCATCAACTGACTGCCCAGGCACCGCTGCATCAACCGCTGGAATGTAGCCGGGGCGTTACAAAGTCCGAACGGCATCCGGTCCCATTCGAAGAGCCCAAAGGGGGTAGCGAACGCAGTCTTCCACCCGTACCTGCCAATACCCGCCTGTGTCAAACTGGTGAGGGAGTCCTCTATCCTTGGCAAGGGGAAAGCTTCTTTCTTGGTAACTTGATTCAGCTTCACTCCTTGCTGGGACAGAAAGGGCATATCGATAGGCCACTCGGCCAGTATCTTCTGGGTCCCCCTGGGAACTGGACATCTGGATTCTACGACAATCAGCCACGATCCGCTCCCATTCCCTGCTCTTCGCCATCGGAGTGGATCGAGCTGGTTTAACACGGAACACTTCTTCCCAGCAATCTGTAAGGACATTCATGACCAGAAGAGCTTGATGTACCCCCAAACAGTGGTCTTGGACAACCACTACCCCTTTCTGGGCTACAGTGACTCCATGAATCTTAAAATCAGTTACCAAGTATCCAACATGGGGAATATCCAGGCCATTCTCCCCTCTCAAAGTAAGCCACGGGGCTTCCATTCCCTGCAGTTGACGGGCATCAAAAAGTTCTTGGCACAGACTCTTTTAGAAAACAAGGTGACTTGAGAGCCAGTATCCATCAGGCACCGGAACTCAACGCCATGCACTTGGACTCCACAGTCGGGCAGTGCCCCACCAAACTGTCTCTAGGAACAAACAACGAAGAAAGTTGCGATAAAGGGGTCCCGACCACTTGACCCACAGTGGCCGGTGACTCTAGCCGCACTGGGGGCTAATGTGCCCAGACTCTCCGCAGCTGTTACAGATTGGCCGTCCCTGTTCGTCCCACTGGAACCTCAGACCAGTAGGCCGGGCAGGACGTCGTCCCGGCACTCGACTCCCGTCCGAGTAGGAACGTTCACGGGGCAACTCCTCCAAAAGGGTACTAGACAACTCAGTCATTTGCTCTCAAACGTCATTCATAAGCTCCGTCCATAGGGTCTCCTTCAATCGGAGACTTCTGAAGGTGTAGGGGCAGAAATCCCACTAGTGCTCATACACATGGAAGGATCAACCGTCTCTGCATGGTCCAGCTCCAGGGCCAAGGCCTCTCGCCGCAGACCTTCGAACGTCAGCCCATGGTCCCGGCGAAGCTGTAGGAATAAACTCTGCCGGATGGGCCCCTCGCGGAGTCCCAAGAGGTACTGATCCCGCAACAAGATATCTTCTACCCCCAAGCCATGATCACGTCACCCCTTCAACCTAGCAAACTGCTCCCGTAATCGTAAGGCAAAAGCCCGCAGGGTCTGCCTGGGTCCTTGTTTACAATTAAAGAACTGGGCTCTCAGGACGGCCACCGGGGTGGCGTCACTGTACTGCCCGACCTGGAAATCGAAGATTGCTTGGGCAGTGCCTCGGGTTGCTTCAGGCGCGGCTTGTACTTCCCTTTTAGCCTCGCCTTCGAGTGAATTCACCACAAACTGAGTCTTCTGCGAGGCACTCAGCCCCTGTAGTCCCGCCAGGTTCTCTACCTGAGCCTTCCAGTCTGTCAAACTCAATTCTGATCCTGGTCCTCCATACTTCTGGGCCCAAGGGGCACCCACAAAGACAGGCGTAACAGGAGGCCGGACTGCTGGCAATCTTCGTCCGCCATCCTGGGCCTCTGGTCGCTCAACTCAAGGTGGAAACCCTGCAgaccaggggttctcaaccttttgcaaGCTGGGCCCCCCAAAGCTGCTTCATTGCAGTTGGGGCCCcagcgccccccccccccccacaccacACAAccttggatggatggaaggatggatggcCGGCCGGCTATTATCTTTAGGCCcacattattatcattattatcatcagtagcTGTAGGTaggcctattatcattactaggctattgttATAATTGGCAGTAGAACCAGACTTCTAATGTGAGCTTgcagacattattattattattattatgagtagTAGTACGCCTAtcatcattactaggctattgctatataattatatgaggttaaatgctttattgttgttgttgttgttattattattattatcatcagtataggcctattatcattactaggctattgctatAATTGGGAATTTGCACCAGACCTCTgatattaatgtatgctttattatggttattattacTAGGCCTAATAGTAGGTATCATCTGCATTTTGTAACAGAAGCTTGCAGGTACGTGATGTTAATGCGAGACCTGAGCCTGCTTTGCCTTGCAAAGATCCCCAATTCTTGGCTCAATGTTTGATAAACATAGTCTCGATTTGTCCTCGATTTGTGCACGATTGCGGTATTTCGTTTTGAGTGCAGTCACTTTTGAGAATCCTGCCTCACACAGATATGTCGACGCGAAAGGAAGGAGAATCTTCATGGCGACGTCACAGAGTTCAGGATATTCCTGCATCAATGCTGCCCAGAATGATGAAAGAGGGCAGGGGTTAAAGAGTTCCTTCAGTCTACTGTCACTCTTCAGCTCAATAAGCTGTTCCTGCATATCAATTGATAGCTCGTTTGCTGTGCACACAAACGGATCTCGAACCCACGCAAAAGAGCGATAATCCTCTTTAAAGTACGTCGcaaattgttttctcattgctgACAGGTGCTCAGACGCTGATTGAAATAGGGATGAGAAATCGTGTGACGTGCCTGCATCAGTGATAAAGTCTGCAAGGCTGGGAAACATGTCGCAGTTCCCTTGACTGATGCGGCCATGCCAGAGGTCTAGTTTTTGTGTGAAGGCGTGCACTTTGTCTGCAAGGATCAAAATATGAGTTCCGCGGCCTTGCAAAGACAGGTTGAGGCCATTCAAGCGGTCAAATATATCGACCAAATAGGACAGAGACGCAAGCCACATAGTGTCTTCCAGATGCTTCGCCAGatctgatttgatttctgtcaaaaaccacttcacctcctctCGAAGCTCATACAACCGCTGTAGCACCCGCCCCCTGGAGAGCCAGCGAACTTCAGTGTGCAGAAGCAGCTGTTCGTGCCCTGACCCCATCTCCTGGCAGAGGACCCCAAACAAGCGAGAGTTTAACGGCCGTGATTTGAtaagatttatcattttcacgGATTGGTTCAGCACGGAGTCAAAAAGAACCGGCATTTTTTTAGCAGCTAGTGCTTCGCGATGGACCATGCAATGTGTCCATTTCACAAGTGGAGCTACTTGCTGAACTCGAGCAGCTAGGCCACGCTCACGCCCCGTCATTGCTTGCGCACCATCCGTGCATAGGCCAACGCATCGGTCCCAAGCCAAACCATTTTCaaggataaaaatattaaggacATTGAAAATGGCTTCTCCTGTAGTGTGCAACTGAAGAGGCCGGCAAAACAGTACATCCTCCTCAATCGCCTTGTCCCGTAGATACCTGACATAGGTGAGGAGCTGTGCCTGCCCAGCAATATCAGTGGATTCGTCCAGCTGCAGCGCGTAGTAAGGACTCTTTTTTACAAACTCGATCAGTTGCTCTCTGATATCATTGGACATGTCTACAATTCTCCTAGCGACTGTGTCATTGGACAGTGGTACTGCACCGAGTTTGGCTGCTGCACTATCGCCTATCATTATTCTGCACATGTCTTGCGCTGCCGGCAAAATGAGAGTCTCTGCGATTGTATGCGGTTTACCCAGTTTACCGATTCTTTTGGCCACTACATACGATGCCTCCAAACAC
This DNA window, taken from Triplophysa dalaica isolate WHDGS20190420 chromosome 6, ASM1584641v1, whole genome shotgun sequence, encodes the following:
- the LOC130424478 gene encoding zinc finger BED domain-containing protein 5-like, producing the protein MEKFLVRTNKPTDAPPAAKKLRRYDEAYLQFGFTVTADLRPQCVVCAEVLANDSMKPCKLKRHLETKHPGIKNKPAEYFKRKLDGLHQQQATISVHSTVSKQCLEASYVVAKRIGKLGKPHTIAETLILPAAQDMCRIMIGDSAAAKLGAVPLSNDTVARRIVDMSNDIREQLIEFVKKSPYYALQLDESTDIAGQAQLLTYVRYLRDKAIEEDVLFCRPLQLHTTGEAIFNVLNIFILENGLAWDRCVGLCTDGAQAMTGRERGLAARVQQVAPLVKWTHCMVHREALAAKKMPVLFDSVLNQSVKMINLIKSRPLNSRLFGVLCQEMGSGHEQLLLHTEVRWLSRGRVLQRLYELREEVKWFLTEIKSDLAKHLEDTMWLASLSYLVDIFDRLNGLNLSLQGRGTHILILADKVHAFTQKLDLWHGRISQGNCDMFPSLADFITDAGTSHDFSSLFQSASEHLSAMRKQFATYFKEDYRSFAWVRDPFVCTANELSIDMQEQLIELKSDSRLKELFNPCPLSSFWAALMQEYPELCDVAMKILLPFASTYLCEAGFSKKYGGPGSELSLTDWKAQVENLAGLQGLSASQKTQFVVNSLEGEAKREVQAAPEATRGTAQAIFDFQVGQYSDATPVAVLRAQFFNCKQGPRQTLRAFALRLREQFARLKG